In Treponema vincentii, a single window of DNA contains:
- the rpsU gene encoding 30S ribosomal protein S21 gives MASIVIDDSENLEKAIKRFKRQVEKEGIIREWKKREYYEKPSTILNRKKKALQRKLMKKNRKSYDSKSY, from the coding sequence GTGGCAAGTATCGTTATCGATGATTCCGAAAACCTTGAAAAAGCGATTAAGCGTTTTAAGCGCCAAGTTGAAAAAGAGGGAATTATCCGCGAGTGGAAAAAGCGCGAATACTATGAAAAGCCGTCTACTATTTTAAATAGAAAGAAGAAAGCTCTTCAGCGCAAATTAATGAAAAAAAACCGCAAGTCATATGATTCAAAATCATACTAA
- a CDS encoding MBL fold metallo-hydrolase, producing MEYSIEKFETGYLMVNTWVFPLSEKSVAVIDPGGLSPELSQYLDKLHPTHLEIMLTHGHFDHVGGLPALVRKYPDYRLWIHEKDAAYLGTTGTETHFKSFAPLHVQKLIEPLEKHPLPDPTDFYKEGDNVNGFTVLYTPGHTQGSICLWSKEAGILFSGDTLFYGSRGRTDLLGGNEMQICQSLKRLFTELPGSTQVYPGHGSNTTIEFEKKYQGAYI from the coding sequence ATGGAATATTCAATAGAAAAGTTTGAAACCGGCTACCTTATGGTTAACACATGGGTGTTCCCGTTGAGCGAAAAGAGTGTTGCCGTCATCGATCCCGGCGGATTGAGTCCCGAATTATCCCAGTATTTAGATAAACTTCATCCTACTCACCTTGAAATTATGTTGACACACGGACACTTTGACCATGTCGGCGGTTTGCCTGCCTTAGTAAGAAAATATCCCGATTACCGCTTGTGGATTCACGAAAAAGATGCCGCATATCTTGGCACGACCGGTACGGAAACCCATTTTAAAAGCTTTGCTCCGCTCCATGTTCAAAAACTGATTGAACCGTTGGAAAAGCATCCGCTCCCCGACCCGACAGATTTTTATAAAGAGGGCGATAATGTAAACGGCTTTACCGTGCTGTACACCCCCGGGCATACGCAAGGCTCTATTTGCTTGTGGAGCAAAGAAGCCGGTATTCTTTTCAGCGGTGACACTCTTTTTTACGGTTCCCGCGGCAGAACCGACCTACTCGGCGGTAATGAGATGCAGATATGCCAATCACTCAAGCGGCTTTTTACTGAATTACCCGGAAGCACGCAGGTGTATCCGGGACACGGCTCCAATACGACAATCGAATTTGAAAAGAAATATCAAGGGGCGTACATATAA